The following are from one region of the Thermoproteus uzoniensis 768-20 genome:
- the rtcA gene encoding RNA 3'-terminal phosphate cyclase yields the protein MQAVTIDGSYGEGGGQILRTSLALSSLLLRPVEIYNIRAKRRNPGLQHQHLTAVRAAAALTDAEVAGAEIGSTRLVFSPRSRKCGEFSFDIGTAGSVGLVVQTVLPVLMFSRCRSKITIRGGTDVPMAPPVDYLANVMFKLLARMGVRASINLIRRGHYPRGGGLVELSVEPVERLAPVSWRERGDIRRVAGISHAVNLPRHVAERQAKAAEEALRGLGVPVEIAVEHRQDGLGPGSGVVLWAETDRGLVLGADALGERGKPAEAVGREAAEKLLREISSGAALDAHMGDMIMLYMALAEGPSEASVSEITSHSRTNAYIIERFLPVKFSLKDGRPAIISVNGVGFRAGPY from the coding sequence GTGCAGGCAGTTACCATAGACGGATCCTACGGAGAGGGGGGAGGACAGATCTTGAGGACGTCTCTGGCGCTATCCAGCCTGCTCTTGAGGCCCGTCGAGATATATAACATAAGGGCCAAGAGGCGCAACCCGGGCCTGCAACACCAACACCTGACAGCGGTGAGGGCGGCCGCCGCGTTGACAGACGCCGAAGTCGCCGGAGCCGAGATAGGATCCACCAGGCTCGTGTTCTCTCCGCGTAGCCGCAAATGCGGCGAGTTCTCCTTCGATATAGGGACGGCGGGAAGCGTCGGCCTCGTCGTACAGACCGTGTTGCCCGTCTTAATGTTTTCTCGGTGTAGATCCAAGATTACCATAAGAGGGGGCACCGACGTCCCCATGGCCCCTCCCGTGGACTATTTGGCCAACGTCATGTTCAAGCTTCTGGCCCGTATGGGCGTGAGGGCCTCCATCAACCTAATAAGGAGGGGGCACTACCCGAGAGGGGGCGGGCTCGTCGAGTTGTCCGTAGAGCCGGTGGAGCGGCTCGCGCCAGTGTCGTGGAGGGAGAGGGGAGATATAAGGAGGGTCGCCGGGATCTCCCACGCGGTGAATCTGCCGCGCCACGTGGCGGAGAGACAGGCGAAGGCCGCCGAGGAGGCCTTGAGAGGGCTGGGCGTGCCCGTAGAGATAGCCGTGGAGCATCGACAGGACGGTCTAGGGCCCGGCTCTGGCGTGGTTCTGTGGGCTGAGACAGACAGAGGCTTAGTGTTGGGGGCGGACGCGCTGGGCGAGAGAGGAAAGCCTGCGGAGGCGGTCGGCAGAGAGGCCGCCGAGAAGCTCTTGAGGGAGATCTCGTCGGGCGCCGCCTTGGACGCCCATATGGGCGACATGATTATGCTCTACATGGCTCTGGCCGAAGGGCCCAGCGAGGCGTCGGTGTCAGAGATCACATCCCATTCGAGGACCAACGCCTATATAATAGAGAGGTTTCTGCCGGTTAAGTTCTCGCTAAAAGACGGAAGGCCTGCGATTATCTCGGTCAACGGCGTAGGCTTTAGGGCCGGCCCATATTGA
- a CDS encoding NOG1 family protein codes for MRFNTPYVYSPEELKSYFFGVYKSAEAKSPSTEPGLERLRRLEAVRIKKSARGLADALREMAVSMPFVNDLHPFYRELLELGVGIAKYKHALGKIGNAAVAIKSISGEALMALRTAYSKEQIYRIRKAYIARVVDLIEDLAPELETAKSAAAFLRRLPDVDPDLFTVVVAGAPNVGKSSLVGCLSTAKPKVAEYPFTTRQIHVGHIFVRGDRIQVIDTPGLLDRPFDEMNKIELQAVLALRYLAKVVVFLVDPTHYGGFDLSIQINIFNSIKNNFNIPIIIVINKIDLANDDDIKKAEELFGEIRIRISAKTCSGVEELKARILEDYYVPYMLQKLRQIRAAER; via the coding sequence GTGCGTTTCAACACGCCGTATGTATATTCGCCGGAGGAGCTGAAGAGCTACTTCTTCGGAGTGTACAAGTCCGCGGAGGCTAAAAGCCCCTCGACGGAGCCGGGCCTGGAGAGGTTGAGGCGGCTCGAGGCGGTGAGGATCAAGAAATCGGCGAGGGGGCTGGCCGACGCTCTCAGGGAGATGGCCGTCTCTATGCCCTTCGTCAACGACCTGCACCCGTTCTATAGGGAGCTCTTGGAGCTGGGAGTGGGGATCGCAAAGTACAAACACGCGTTGGGCAAGATAGGCAATGCGGCCGTGGCGATTAAGTCGATCTCCGGAGAGGCCCTTATGGCTCTGAGAACAGCGTACTCAAAGGAACAGATATACCGGATCAGGAAAGCCTACATAGCGAGGGTAGTCGACTTGATAGAGGACTTGGCGCCCGAGCTGGAGACAGCTAAATCCGCCGCGGCTTTTCTGAGGAGACTGCCCGACGTGGATCCAGATCTATTCACAGTCGTGGTGGCGGGCGCCCCCAACGTGGGCAAGAGCAGCTTGGTGGGCTGCCTCTCGACCGCGAAGCCTAAGGTAGCCGAATACCCGTTCACCACGAGACAGATCCACGTGGGCCACATATTCGTCAGAGGAGACAGAATTCAGGTAATCGATACGCCGGGCCTGCTGGACAGACCCTTCGACGAGATGAACAAGATAGAGCTACAGGCCGTGCTGGCCTTGAGATATCTCGCCAAGGTCGTGGTGTTTCTCGTAGATCCCACCCACTACGGCGGCTTCGATCTCTCTATTCAGATAAATATTTTTAATAGTATTAAAAATAATTTTAATATACCTATTATAATAGTTATAAATAAAATAGATTTGGCTAATGACGACGATATAAAGAAAGCCGAGGAGCTGTTCGGGGAGATCCGCATAAGGATCTCCGCCAAGACGTGCTCGGGCGTCGAGGAGCTGAAAGCGAGGATCTTGGAGGACTACTACGTGCCCTATATGTTGCAGAAGCTGAGACAGATCCGCGCCGCCGAGCGGTGA
- a CDS encoding 30S ribosomal protein S11, which translates to MSAGEQPTTEAKPQKLRWGIAWIYSSSNNTIITITDLTGAETVARVSGGQVVKADKDKPSPWAAMQAAYKAAQLALARGINAVHIKVRGPGGYGMKVPGPGASAAIRALARAGLVIGRIEDVTPIPHDTIRPPHGRKGRRV; encoded by the coding sequence GTGTCTGCCGGCGAGCAGCCAACCACGGAGGCCAAGCCCCAGAAATTGCGCTGGGGCATAGCTTGGATATACTCCAGTAGCAATAACACAATCATAACCATAACGGATCTGACGGGGGCCGAGACGGTGGCGAGAGTCAGCGGAGGCCAGGTGGTCAAGGCCGACAAGGACAAGCCATCTCCTTGGGCCGCGATGCAAGCGGCCTACAAGGCGGCCCAGCTGGCTCTGGCTAGAGGCATCAACGCGGTGCATATAAAGGTGAGGGGGCCCGGCGGCTACGGCATGAAGGTGCCGGGGCCCGGCGCTAGTGCGGCCATAAGGGCGTTGGCCAGAGCCGGTCTAGTGATCGGCAGGATAGAGGACGTAACGCCGATACCGCACGACACCATAAGGCCTCCGCATGGCCGTAAGGGCAGAAGGGTCTAA
- a CDS encoding CBS domain-containing protein, with protein sequence MEKIEAKLAERGAEVAPPKLVKDIIEFPAVRIVPTHTLKAVWRYFREFPHDMFPVFKNAFVDVVEGVVYPQSILLLKDRSDDRRVGDIVNNAVFVQADASVEDLYKLLKERKAPGAVVVDKDGKYLGIATLRGLLEAVRHMKPKARSVNAVYSAFGESVVLAKEGDPVDKPAKKLAGGEIEGAVVANVNGVVSGVLTVWDFVKSSIWLRPRREPRPLFGKGASRGSSEGSQQLNVRALESTGVPAASPRTSVEDVANAMASLGVYVLPVVDKDGRPVGAVTAWDVLRAYFEGPKEGREDVEPERPISEAVEARPREAAAKPVKFATGIRARELVRTDIPTVGLLDSVSHVRRVMVRTGAPVVAVANEDGNTVGFISRRDLLFYLAERSLGYWKVQKGKRLVLKESVMPGEQAKVLREEGTASELMKVDVPKLAADASAEEIAYAMLSSGLDYVLVVGGSGEPLGIVTRDDLVKAYADRGREDATVAELMTPADIAVVNPMHSVSHVVEVMKKYELDGVLVAEGGDIKGAVVDNKLSLTPIEESLRGERVFVVTKSGSRREGSGRLRYPKAGTLTALDIADDPPPSVPPTLKSKEAARLLLQHGVLAVLDQQGRLVGVLTGFDIVRDLARSYVAFKSETAKKVEEKA encoded by the coding sequence ATGGAGAAGATCGAAGCGAAGCTCGCCGAGAGGGGCGCCGAGGTCGCGCCCCCGAAGCTCGTCAAGGATATAATCGAGTTCCCCGCCGTCAGGATAGTCCCGACCCACACTCTGAAGGCCGTGTGGCGCTACTTCCGGGAGTTTCCGCACGACATGTTCCCGGTATTCAAGAACGCGTTTGTCGACGTGGTGGAAGGAGTCGTATACCCACAGTCGATCCTCCTGCTTAAGGATAGGTCCGACGACAGAAGAGTGGGCGATATAGTCAACAACGCCGTCTTCGTGCAGGCGGATGCGTCTGTCGAGGATCTGTACAAACTGCTGAAGGAGAGGAAAGCCCCTGGGGCCGTCGTGGTGGATAAGGACGGGAAATATCTAGGTATAGCGACCCTCCGCGGGCTCCTCGAGGCCGTAAGGCACATGAAGCCCAAGGCGAGATCCGTAAATGCGGTGTACAGCGCATTTGGGGAATCCGTCGTCTTGGCGAAGGAGGGAGATCCCGTGGATAAGCCGGCGAAGAAGCTCGCGGGAGGCGAGATAGAGGGGGCTGTGGTCGCCAACGTCAACGGCGTGGTTTCAGGCGTGTTGACAGTGTGGGATTTCGTCAAGTCCTCTATATGGCTGAGGCCCAGAAGGGAGCCCCGCCCCCTTTTCGGCAAGGGGGCCAGCAGGGGGTCCTCCGAGGGGTCCCAACAGCTGAATGTGAGGGCTCTAGAGTCGACCGGCGTGCCCGCCGCGTCTCCCAGGACGTCTGTGGAGGACGTCGCCAACGCAATGGCGTCTCTAGGCGTGTACGTGCTTCCGGTCGTGGACAAGGATGGGAGGCCCGTCGGGGCTGTGACGGCTTGGGACGTCCTCAGAGCGTATTTCGAGGGGCCTAAGGAGGGCAGAGAAGACGTGGAGCCCGAGAGGCCCATATCTGAGGCCGTCGAGGCTAGGCCGAGGGAGGCCGCCGCGAAGCCCGTCAAGTTCGCGACCGGCATCAGAGCCCGCGAGCTCGTGAGGACCGACATACCTACCGTAGGCCTCCTGGACAGCGTATCGCACGTGAGGCGCGTGATGGTGAGGACTGGGGCCCCTGTCGTCGCCGTGGCGAACGAGGACGGAAACACCGTTGGCTTCATCTCCAGGCGCGATCTGTTGTTCTACCTCGCCGAGAGGTCTCTGGGATATTGGAAAGTCCAGAAGGGGAAGAGGCTCGTGTTGAAGGAGAGCGTGATGCCCGGCGAACAGGCCAAGGTGTTGAGAGAGGAGGGGACGGCGTCCGAGCTCATGAAGGTGGACGTGCCGAAGCTTGCCGCCGATGCATCGGCCGAGGAGATCGCGTACGCCATGCTCTCATCTGGGCTGGACTACGTCCTCGTGGTGGGCGGATCGGGCGAGCCTCTGGGCATAGTGACTAGGGACGACTTGGTCAAGGCCTACGCCGATAGGGGGAGGGAGGACGCCACGGTGGCCGAGCTGATGACGCCTGCCGACATAGCGGTCGTCAACCCCATGCACAGCGTATCCCACGTTGTGGAGGTAATGAAGAAATACGAGCTAGACGGCGTGCTAGTCGCCGAGGGCGGCGACATAAAGGGCGCCGTGGTCGACAACAAGCTGTCGTTGACGCCGATAGAGGAGAGCCTCAGAGGCGAGCGCGTCTTCGTGGTCACCAAAAGCGGGTCGAGGAGGGAGGGATCGGGCAGGTTGAGATACCCCAAGGCGGGCACGCTCACGGCGCTCGACATAGCCGACGACCCGCCGCCGTCGGTGCCGCCTACGCTAAAGTCCAAGGAAGCCGCCAGACTGCTGTTGCAACACGGAGTGCTGGCTGTACTCGACCAACAAGGTCGGCTGGTCGGCGTCTTGACTGGCTTCGACATAGTTCGCGATCTGGCGAGGTCCTACGTTGCGTTTAAGTCGGAGACGGCCAAGAAGGTGGAGGAGAAGGCGTAA
- a CDS encoding redox-regulated ATPase YchF codes for MVVQARVQIGIVGKPNAGKSTFFAAATMKDVKIGPVPFTTVEPNVGIGYVRRDCPCKNLKCNPVSYLVLDGVCYIPVELVDVAGLVPGAWQGRGLGNQFLDHIRRAPVLIHIVDASGSTDEEGRMVKPGTRNPVEDVEFLEREIDMWLVSIVRKDWDKAIRFSEYGKRPLAELLMEKLGGLGYRRTQVEDVLESTGLSKKPPSKWTDNDFLDFVSRLRTYKPIVIAANKVDLPEGEEGYKALKKAFPDRIVVPTSAEAELALRRAANKGLIRYKPGDPDFEVVGQLTQQQLAALERIRDVMKKFEGTGVVAAVNAAVFDALRYVVVYPVEDEHRLTDKNGNVLPDALLVPGDATARDVAYMIHTEIGERFVSAVEATTGKRLSAESKVRDGLILKIITR; via the coding sequence GTGGTAGTACAGGCGAGGGTACAAATAGGCATAGTGGGCAAGCCCAACGCGGGCAAGTCGACCTTCTTCGCGGCGGCCACCATGAAGGACGTCAAGATAGGGCCCGTGCCCTTCACGACCGTGGAGCCGAACGTCGGCATCGGCTACGTGAGGAGGGACTGCCCGTGCAAGAACCTCAAATGCAACCCCGTGAGCTATTTGGTCCTCGACGGAGTCTGCTACATACCTGTGGAGCTAGTAGACGTGGCGGGCCTAGTCCCCGGCGCTTGGCAGGGCAGAGGGCTCGGCAATCAATTCCTGGACCACATAAGGAGGGCCCCCGTGCTGATACACATAGTGGACGCGTCTGGATCCACCGACGAGGAGGGGCGGATGGTCAAGCCCGGCACCAGGAACCCTGTGGAGGACGTGGAGTTCTTGGAGAGGGAGATCGACATGTGGCTTGTGTCGATCGTGAGGAAGGACTGGGACAAAGCGATAAGGTTCTCCGAGTACGGCAAGAGGCCTCTCGCCGAGCTCCTCATGGAGAAGCTGGGAGGGCTCGGCTACAGGAGGACACAGGTGGAGGACGTGCTGGAGTCCACAGGGCTCTCGAAGAAGCCGCCCAGCAAGTGGACGGACAACGATTTCCTCGACTTCGTGAGCAGATTGAGGACGTACAAGCCCATAGTGATAGCCGCAAACAAGGTGGATCTTCCCGAGGGCGAGGAGGGCTACAAGGCGCTCAAGAAGGCCTTCCCCGACAGAATTGTGGTCCCCACCAGCGCCGAGGCGGAGCTGGCGTTGAGGAGGGCGGCCAACAAAGGGCTAATACGCTACAAGCCGGGCGACCCCGACTTCGAGGTGGTGGGCCAACTAACGCAACAACAGCTGGCCGCTCTGGAGAGGATCAGAGACGTCATGAAGAAGTTCGAAGGCACCGGCGTAGTCGCCGCCGTAAACGCCGCCGTTTTCGACGCGTTGAGGTACGTAGTGGTCTACCCCGTCGAGGACGAACACCGCCTCACCGACAAGAACGGCAACGTTCTGCCAGACGCGCTGTTGGTCCCCGGCGACGCCACGGCCAGAGACGTGGCATATATGATACATACGGAGATCGGGGAGAGGTTCGTCTCGGCCGTCGAGGCCACTACAGGCAAGAGGCTAAGCGCCGAGAGCAAAGTTAGGGACGGGCTAATCCTGAAGATAATCACCCGGTGA
- a CDS encoding sigma factor-like helix-turn-helix DNA-binding protein produces the protein MKLTATEQRVVELYNSGLKPRDIANRLGISINTVYKALSKHRRIAETPGPEDGEQRLSYNYYAVVMPMASSSVIYSFAPPQTPRVDDLEPLVKRLEYVLERLEKLLDGKQIVESKAAEAPEPADGAPDFIRRNAWVKLLRGRSFQ, from the coding sequence GTGAAGCTGACCGCTACTGAGCAACGCGTTGTGGAGCTCTACAACTCAGGGCTGAAGCCTAGAGATATAGCCAACAGGCTGGGGATCTCCATCAACACAGTCTACAAGGCCCTATCCAAGCATAGGAGGATTGCGGAGACGCCCGGGCCTGAGGACGGCGAGCAAAGGCTTAGCTACAACTACTACGCTGTGGTGATGCCCATGGCCAGCTCCTCTGTCATATACAGCTTTGCCCCTCCACAGACGCCGCGCGTCGACGACTTGGAGCCTTTGGTCAAGAGGCTCGAGTACGTCCTGGAGAGGCTGGAGAAGTTGCTTGACGGCAAGCAGATAGTCGAGAGCAAAGCGGCAGAGGCTCCGGAGCCTGCTGACGGGGCTCCCGACTTCATAAGGCGCAACGCGTGGGTGAAGCTACTTAGGGGGAGGTCGTTCCAGTGA
- the pyrH gene encoding UMP kinase — protein MIAVKLSGRVFDDRSLVKEYASILKSVEEKAVIITGGGTVARSYIEAARELGAGNYVLDVIGIEASRLNAWLMIAGLGEDAYPKPAESLGELLTALGYKRKVVMGGLQPGQSTATVAALAAEAVGARALINCANVDGIYDDDPRRNPNARKIQVIKASELATFLRSGALPGTYELADLWSLEILKRSRIPMYIVDGRRPALLLEVLRNGANPGSLVLPE, from the coding sequence ATGATAGCGGTGAAGCTCAGCGGGAGGGTCTTCGACGATAGGTCGCTGGTCAAGGAATACGCCTCCATCCTCAAGTCGGTCGAGGAGAAGGCCGTCATAATCACCGGCGGCGGGACGGTCGCTAGGTCTTACATAGAGGCGGCGCGGGAGCTAGGCGCCGGTAACTACGTGCTTGACGTGATCGGGATAGAGGCGAGCAGGTTGAACGCCTGGCTTATGATAGCCGGACTCGGCGAGGATGCGTACCCCAAACCCGCCGAGTCTCTCGGCGAATTGCTAACCGCTTTGGGGTACAAGAGGAAGGTGGTCATGGGCGGCCTCCAGCCGGGGCAGTCGACGGCCACGGTGGCGGCGCTGGCCGCCGAGGCCGTGGGGGCTAGGGCTTTGATAAACTGCGCCAACGTGGACGGCATATACGACGACGATCCCAGAAGGAACCCCAACGCCAGGAAGATACAGGTGATAAAGGCGTCGGAGCTCGCTACGTTCCTGAGATCGGGCGCCCTCCCCGGCACCTATGAGCTGGCCGATCTCTGGAGCCTCGAGATCTTGAAGAGGTCGAGGATACCTATGTATATCGTTGACGGGAGGAGGCCTGCGTTGTTGTTGGAGGTGTTGAGGAACGGCGCCAATCCCGGCTCGCTCGTCTTGCCGGAATAG
- a CDS encoding MFS transporter, whose translation MTWIKRNVAILYGVGYSKGFINGFLSWYLSLRLYDWGLGVFAVVRLVSQVLDSLANFAGGYLADKIGRKPTLIISDAVYISSILCLLRPELLPLAVVLFFVADGLPTSASFVMRIESVPENWRGKIISIGPALSYASYAAGSFALGLIAALYGRTSAVYVVLVISIAGLMARFFLIETLRRVSTSTSLSYLKELKYVLTSREYARIVAVMALLGISFAISPFLAPFLKDVIGMSDYEIALFFTFYNLVPIPFSLILGHLMDKYKDSIPKFLAVLLLIDSPFVATFALLSPVAPVFAYAILGSVSLASIYRAALNIYTSDIFKTHRGLLVALNAVLMANLPGIATPVVAALWATLNPPLAILLVATLTRIGAAALLLANRQLSQKPPGDSSAN comes from the coding sequence ATGACGTGGATTAAGCGAAATGTCGCAATACTCTACGGCGTTGGGTATAGCAAGGGCTTTATAAACGGGTTCTTATCGTGGTATCTCTCGCTTAGGTTGTACGACTGGGGGTTGGGGGTTTTCGCCGTCGTCAGGCTCGTGTCGCAAGTTCTGGACTCTCTGGCCAATTTTGCGGGGGGCTATCTAGCGGACAAGATAGGCAGAAAGCCCACGCTAATTATCTCAGATGCTGTATACATATCGTCTATTCTCTGTCTGTTGAGGCCGGAGCTCCTCCCCCTAGCCGTGGTTTTGTTTTTCGTTGCAGACGGCTTGCCCACCTCGGCCTCTTTTGTCATGCGTATCGAGTCCGTCCCAGAGAACTGGAGGGGAAAGATTATATCAATCGGCCCGGCGCTCTCCTACGCGTCATACGCGGCGGGCTCCTTCGCCTTGGGGCTAATCGCCGCCTTATATGGACGTACGTCGGCTGTTTACGTGGTACTTGTGATTTCCATCGCCGGGCTTATGGCGCGGTTTTTCCTAATCGAGACTTTGAGGAGAGTCTCCACCTCCACCTCACTGAGCTATCTAAAAGAGTTGAAATATGTCCTTACGTCGCGTGAATATGCCAGAATAGTCGCCGTGATGGCGCTCTTAGGCATTTCTTTCGCTATCTCGCCGTTTTTAGCCCCGTTTCTAAAAGACGTAATTGGCATGTCGGATTACGAAATTGCGCTATTCTTCACGTTTTACAACCTTGTGCCCATACCCTTTTCGCTGATTTTAGGCCACTTGATGGACAAGTATAAAGACTCTATTCCTAAATTTCTGGCGGTGCTTCTCCTCATCGACTCCCCCTTTGTTGCTACGTTTGCGTTGTTAAGCCCCGTCGCTCCGGTGTTTGCATATGCCATATTGGGAAGCGTCTCTCTGGCGTCAATTTACAGAGCGGCTCTTAATATTTACACATCCGACATCTTTAAAACTCATAGAGGCTTGCTCGTGGCGTTAAACGCGGTCCTTATGGCCAACCTCCCAGGCATCGCTACGCCGGTAGTTGCCGCCTTGTGGGCGACGCTAAATCCGCCCTTGGCTATTCTATTAGTAGCCACGTTGACGAGAATAGGCGCCGCGGCACTCTTACTAGCAAATCGCCAGTTAAGCCAGAAACCCCCAGGGGACTCCTCCGCTAATTAG
- a CDS encoding CBS domain-containing protein, giving the protein MKAGAIAKRPVITVEPSATIEEAARIMAERRIGFLPVVSSGRLVGVISERDIVRAVASGASPKAPVEEIMRREVVTVNFNDDVEAVWSLMREMGIRHMVVMRGDEIYGVISIRDFLAEKIALERLAEAPS; this is encoded by the coding sequence GTGAAGGCTGGGGCTATAGCTAAAAGGCCGGTGATAACTGTCGAGCCCAGCGCGACGATAGAGGAGGCGGCCAGAATAATGGCGGAGAGGCGCATCGGCTTCCTCCCCGTGGTGTCCTCCGGCAGATTGGTGGGCGTGATTTCGGAGAGGGATATAGTTAGGGCCGTCGCTTCGGGGGCCTCGCCGAAGGCCCCCGTCGAGGAGATCATGAGGCGCGAGGTGGTCACGGTCAACTTCAACGACGACGTCGAGGCGGTCTGGAGCCTCATGAGGGAGATGGGAATTAGGCATATGGTGGTGATGAGGGGCGACGAGATCTACGGAGTGATCAGCATCAGGGATTTCTTGGCCGAGAAGATAGCGCTCGAGAGGCTGGCGGAGGCGCCCTCTTAA
- a CDS encoding helix-turn-helix domain-containing protein, producing the protein MYTTEEVARIFDVTPAAVRYWARKGKIKAVREGDKWLIPEDEVERLRKEMGENVEEKEEGSNAEGRNCLDPETAKAFAKALFEAAAEFLRENPWVLELLGLRPGEEERRLASVVLEAARSHQPKKNELAEIFWTALAEKLAERAAK; encoded by the coding sequence ATGTACACCACTGAGGAAGTCGCGAGGATCTTCGACGTCACGCCTGCGGCCGTGAGGTACTGGGCGAGGAAAGGCAAGATAAAGGCGGTGCGCGAGGGGGATAAATGGCTCATACCTGAAGACGAGGTGGAGAGGCTTAGGAAGGAAATGGGCGAAAACGTCGAGGAGAAAGAGGAGGGGAGCAACGCGGAGGGGAGAAACTGCCTCGATCCGGAAACCGCGAAGGCCTTTGCGAAAGCCCTTTTCGAGGCGGCGGCAGAGTTCCTTAGGGAAAATCCGTGGGTGTTGGAGCTACTGGGGCTGAGGCCCGGCGAGGAGGAGAGGAGGCTCGCCTCTGTGGTTCTGGAGGCGGCGAGGAGCCACCAGCCTAAGAAAAACGAACTCGCCGAGATTTTCTGGACTGCCCTTGCGGAAAAGCTGGCGGAAAGGGCGGCGAAATAG
- a CDS encoding MFS transporter, with translation MEQSTIAGRLERIPWTSFHTRLIILLAIGEFFELYDLFVGGFVTVPVSNYYNISLAASIYYVVALLFLGAFVGAIVFTLIGDLWGRRTALLFNLALMSLAYLATPFAPSPEVLGALRFVAGLGVGPEALIVLDIMISEFFPAKIRGRALATAYTISWTAPLATALLAYYLVPHTYLGLQGWQWMFVIGGLGILLFLPFRFLIPESPRWLEVKGRTAEAERIVAKIEEVAVREKGPLPPPVPVPVVRAERVPLGELFNEEYRRRTIMLWIFEFLQTGVYYGFASLAPAVLYSKGFTLVRTLEYSVLIYTSYFLSSLISIFVIDSVKFDRKWQVALVALLMGVDGLAFGYSTTPVQVVATGFIFGLLANIFSNAFHQYGAELYPTRIRAFADGVQYSLSRLGNYVWLSLLPLVLKAYGAFAMYAVVFAMAVAVFLDVGILGPRASQIELEKLSK, from the coding sequence ATGGAGCAGTCGACTATAGCTGGTCGGTTAGAAAGAATCCCGTGGACATCGTTCCATACGCGCTTGATTATATTACTAGCGATCGGCGAGTTCTTCGAGCTCTACGACCTATTCGTAGGCGGCTTCGTGACAGTCCCGGTGTCGAATTACTATAATATCTCCCTTGCGGCGTCTATATACTATGTAGTCGCTCTGCTGTTTCTCGGGGCCTTTGTAGGCGCCATAGTCTTCACGCTTATAGGGGATCTATGGGGCAGAAGGACGGCGCTTCTCTTCAACCTAGCCCTCATGAGCCTCGCCTACCTCGCCACGCCGTTTGCGCCGAGCCCCGAAGTCCTCGGCGCGTTGAGGTTCGTCGCGGGGCTGGGCGTGGGGCCCGAGGCCTTGATAGTCCTCGACATAATGATCTCGGAGTTCTTCCCGGCGAAGATCAGGGGAAGGGCGCTGGCTACTGCGTACACGATAAGCTGGACCGCGCCTCTGGCGACGGCCTTGCTGGCCTACTATCTGGTCCCCCACACGTATCTGGGGCTCCAGGGATGGCAGTGGATGTTCGTAATAGGCGGGCTCGGCATACTGCTGTTCTTGCCGTTCCGCTTCCTGATCCCCGAGTCTCCCCGTTGGCTTGAGGTCAAGGGCAGGACCGCGGAGGCCGAGAGGATCGTGGCCAAGATAGAGGAGGTGGCCGTTAGGGAGAAGGGCCCGCTACCGCCGCCGGTCCCCGTGCCTGTCGTGAGGGCTGAGAGGGTGCCTCTCGGCGAGCTCTTCAACGAGGAGTACAGGCGCAGGACCATAATGCTGTGGATATTCGAGTTCTTGCAGACCGGCGTCTACTACGGCTTCGCGAGCTTGGCCCCGGCCGTGCTTTACAGCAAGGGCTTCACCCTCGTGAGGACCCTCGAGTACTCGGTGTTGATATACACGTCGTATTTCTTGTCGTCGCTTATATCGATATTCGTGATAGACAGCGTCAAGTTCGACAGGAAGTGGCAGGTTGCCCTCGTGGCGTTGTTGATGGGCGTAGACGGGCTGGCGTTCGGCTACTCCACCACGCCGGTGCAGGTAGTGGCCACGGGCTTCATATTCGGGCTCCTCGCCAACATATTCTCCAACGCGTTCCACCAATACGGCGCAGAGCTGTACCCCACGAGGATAAGGGCGTTCGCCGACGGCGTCCAGTACTCCTTAAGCCGCCTGGGGAACTACGTCTGGCTGTCGCTCCTCCCGCTGGTGTTGAAGGCCTACGGCGCCTTCGCCATGTACGCAGTGGTCTTCGCCATGGCGGTGGCCGTGTTCCTCGACGTAGGGATACTGGGGCCGAGGGCGTCCCAGATAGAGCTGGAGAAGCTCTCCAAGTGA